One window from the genome of Pelodictyon luteolum DSM 273 encodes:
- a CDS encoding penicillin-binding protein, with the protein MNEVRKEMHESERGFGRRVGVLMLLFALFMSAIIVMLFKIQIINGQVYKIKAAKQYERVVTSTARRGDILDRHGRMLAESIESVSFYADPKVVRRTPLFDSKGRPVNDRRTRRQKTFDNSGAIATLFARHLGGSRSTYLKELRRRRGNAVLGRKVPIAKALPLLKEKIPGVWNDREHQRYYLNVAAQLIGLTGSGNKGTSGLELQLDSELHGTDGTTVYQRTATGNRYPAPDARQEAAVTGNTVELTIDADIQSIVEDELSGIVERYSASAATGIVMDVRTGEVLAMANNPTFNLNNRSTWTADKARNRSVTDSFEPGSTFKIVMATAATEKLGRKAEDMVFAHNGVMPIFNLRITDHEPYGNITFREAVMYSSNIVAANTAMDVGRETFYDYVCRFGFGKKTGIGLIGELPGSVRPLEKWDGTTLPWMGYGYQVMTTPLQILQAYAALANGGKRMRPFIIRRIADADGHTVRSFEPESVGRVMSEKSAAYIGTEYFKAVVDSGTAMSASLQGITVAGKTGTARRASGGSYRTAVYVSSFVGYFPVEDPRYAIIVLVEDPKPAYYASTVAAPSFRSIASRMIACSSEMQENLSIRSLEQAELKRTSSVAVPELRGMGREDAERLLKWLGLTMECSGPRDGLVSSQSLAPGTKVEERRKIRVTLAPSKRNRNPS; encoded by the coding sequence ATGAACGAAGTGCGCAAAGAGATGCATGAGAGCGAACGGGGGTTCGGCCGGAGGGTCGGCGTCCTCATGCTGCTCTTCGCCCTCTTCATGTCGGCCATCATCGTCATGCTCTTCAAGATCCAGATCATCAACGGTCAGGTCTACAAAATCAAGGCGGCGAAGCAGTATGAACGCGTGGTCACCAGCACTGCCCGAAGGGGAGACATCCTTGACCGCCACGGCAGGATGCTTGCCGAGAGCATCGAGTCGGTATCGTTCTACGCCGATCCGAAGGTGGTGCGCCGTACACCTCTTTTCGACAGCAAGGGACGTCCGGTCAACGACCGCCGGACCCGCCGCCAGAAGACCTTCGACAACTCCGGCGCCATCGCCACCCTGTTTGCCCGCCACCTCGGCGGCAGCCGCTCCACCTATCTCAAGGAGCTGAGGCGCAGGAGGGGCAACGCGGTGCTCGGACGGAAGGTGCCCATCGCCAAGGCGCTGCCTCTTCTGAAAGAGAAGATCCCGGGAGTGTGGAACGACCGTGAGCACCAGCGGTACTACCTGAACGTGGCAGCCCAGCTCATCGGCCTGACCGGCAGCGGCAACAAGGGGACCAGCGGCCTTGAACTCCAGCTCGACAGCGAACTGCATGGCACTGACGGCACCACCGTTTACCAGCGGACCGCGACGGGCAACCGCTACCCTGCCCCTGACGCCCGCCAGGAGGCGGCCGTTACCGGCAATACGGTCGAGCTTACCATCGACGCCGACATCCAGAGCATCGTTGAGGACGAACTGTCGGGCATCGTCGAGCGCTACAGCGCCTCGGCAGCTACCGGCATCGTCATGGACGTCAGGACCGGCGAGGTGCTTGCCATGGCCAACAACCCCACCTTCAACCTCAACAACCGCTCTACCTGGACGGCCGATAAAGCCCGGAACCGTTCGGTGACCGACAGCTTTGAGCCCGGCTCCACCTTCAAGATCGTCATGGCCACGGCGGCCACCGAGAAACTGGGTCGAAAGGCCGAAGACATGGTCTTCGCCCACAACGGGGTAATGCCGATATTCAACCTCAGGATCACGGACCACGAGCCGTACGGCAACATCACCTTCCGCGAGGCCGTCATGTACTCAAGCAACATTGTTGCGGCCAATACCGCAATGGATGTAGGTCGTGAGACCTTTTACGATTATGTGTGCCGGTTCGGGTTCGGCAAGAAAACCGGGATCGGCCTCATCGGTGAGCTTCCGGGTTCCGTGCGTCCTCTGGAAAAGTGGGACGGCACCACCCTCCCATGGATGGGCTACGGCTATCAGGTGATGACCACCCCCCTCCAGATCCTTCAGGCCTACGCTGCCCTGGCCAACGGGGGGAAGCGGATGCGCCCCTTCATCATTAGGCGGATTGCTGATGCCGACGGCCATACCGTGCGCAGCTTTGAGCCGGAAAGTGTCGGGAGGGTGATGTCTGAAAAGAGCGCTGCATACATAGGAACAGAGTATTTCAAGGCGGTCGTTGACAGCGGAACGGCGATGAGTGCCTCCCTCCAGGGCATCACTGTTGCGGGAAAAACAGGAACGGCCAGGCGGGCGAGCGGCGGCTCCTACCGCACTGCGGTCTATGTCTCCTCGTTTGTTGGATATTTCCCCGTTGAGGACCCGCGATATGCGATAATCGTGCTTGTTGAAGATCCTAAACCAGCGTATTATGCGTCCACTGTAGCCGCCCCTTCGTTCCGTTCAATCGCGTCGAGGATGATCGCCTGCTCAAGCGAAATGCAGGAGAACCTCTCCATCCGCTCGTTGGAACAGGCCGAGCTGAAGAGGACTTCCTCGGTGGCGGTACCGGAGCTCCGGGGCATGGGGCGTGAGGATGCCGAGCGTCTGCTTAAATGGCTCGGGCTTACAATGGAGTGCAGCGGTCCGCGGGACGGTCTTGTCTCAAGCCAGAGCTTGGCACCAGGAACAAAAGTAGAAGAGCGGAGAAAAATAAGGGTGACGCTCGCCCCCAGCAAGAGGAACAGGAACCCCTCATGA